A single genomic interval of Lewinellaceae bacterium harbors:
- the gatC gene encoding Asp-tRNA(Asn)/Glu-tRNA(Gln) amidotransferase subunit GatC encodes MKIDKQLISKLEHLARLELSDQEAGRLMADLNSILEMVEKLQELDTSETEPLVYINEDVNVLREDAVAGQVSREDALRNAPDQAGGHFQVPKVIDLG; translated from the coding sequence ATGAAGATAGATAAGCAGTTAATTTCGAAGCTTGAACACCTGGCGCGCCTGGAATTGTCAGATCAGGAAGCCGGGCGCCTGATGGCGGACCTCAACAGCATCCTCGAAATGGTCGAAAAACTTCAGGAACTGGATACCTCTGAAACCGAGCCACTGGTGTACATCAATGAAGATGTCAATGTACTCCGGGAAGACGCGGTGGCAGGGCAGGTGAGCCGGGAGGATGCCCTGCGCAATGCGCCGGATCAGGCGGGCGGCCACTTCCAGGTGCCGAAAGTCATAGATTTAGGATAA
- a CDS encoding ABC transporter ATP-binding protein yields MISVKELTKTYIMGAAKVHALQGVSLDIQRNEFVALMGPSGSGKSTLMNLLGCLDTPTSGAYWLNGINVSTMEDNDLAEVRNKEIGFIFQTFNLLPRLSALENVALPLVYAGVSKADRREKAMQVLDAVGLGDRVEHKPNELSGGQRQRVAIARALVNDPSIILADEPTGNLDTKTSIEIMGILEEIHRQGNTVILVTHEPDIAEHAHRAVRLRDGMVESDEINENIITVDDPEHRYKQG; encoded by the coding sequence ATGATCTCCGTTAAAGAATTGACCAAGACCTATATCATGGGCGCAGCTAAAGTGCACGCGCTGCAGGGCGTGTCGCTGGATATCCAACGCAACGAGTTCGTCGCGCTGATGGGCCCCTCGGGTTCCGGAAAATCCACCTTGATGAACCTGCTGGGCTGCCTCGACACGCCGACCAGCGGAGCGTACTGGCTCAACGGCATCAATGTAAGCACGATGGAAGACAATGACCTGGCCGAAGTGCGCAACAAAGAGATCGGCTTCATCTTCCAAACTTTCAACCTGCTGCCCCGGCTCAGCGCACTGGAAAATGTGGCTTTGCCGCTGGTTTACGCAGGAGTGAGCAAAGCCGATCGCCGCGAAAAGGCCATGCAGGTGCTGGATGCAGTCGGGCTGGGCGACCGGGTAGAACACAAACCCAACGAGCTGTCCGGCGGGCAGCGCCAACGGGTGGCCATCGCCCGCGCCCTGGTCAACGACCCCTCCATCATCCTCGCCGATGAGCCCACCGGCAACCTCGACACCAAAACCTCCATCGAGATCATGGGCATCCTGGAGGAAATCCACCGGCAGGGCAACACCGTCATCCTGGTCACCCATGAACCGGATATCGCCGAGCACGCCCACCGCGCCGTCCGCCTCCGCGACGGCATGGTGGAAAGCGACGAGATCAATGAAAATATCATTACGGTGGATGATCCTGAGCATCGGTACAAGCAGGGCTGA